A stretch of DNA from Crassostrea angulata isolate pt1a10 unplaced genomic scaffold, ASM2561291v2 HiC_scaffold_134, whole genome shotgun sequence:
GAGGAAGGCAGATACAGAAATAACAATGAAAGAATTGATAAACATCGACTTCAATTAAGAGAGTAGGAAAGAAACACAGAAACAGAGGGGCAAGGCATACTTATTTATATTGATAGAGGGAAAAGAGAAATATACATCAATATTGATAGAGGGGGGaagaattatatacatttacctTCATTACAGAGTGCCCCTGTGAATCCACCTGCGCATGTACACGTGAAAGATCCATCGCTGTTGCTGCATGTTCCTCCGTTTTGACATGGATTGTCAAGACATTCATTGATATCTAAAAGTTATTATGATTTTAAGCTGTTATCTCAGCCATAACATAAACtagaaaaaacaatataaaatacaaacaaatacaaGAAAGCAACATCAATTAAGacattaaaatgcatgtaatagtcctcgtatttaaagctgacatgaattcataaatacgcattatttctcttttatctccgactaccgccatattagttgtggCTCATCGATACACATtccctatatacatgtatctgcattcAGGCATTTCATACACCTGAACtctggacgaaaagacgtgtagacAAACGTGttgaacataaataatatgacaacaaGTAAACTGGCAAGGTATATCTCAGCGAACAACGAAGTAGACAGACTGAAACCAAGGCACATATACTTaaaaaatcctcgataattgtagaccgcttCCTATGTTTTTTCTGTTTAAACATTGcatatgcgcaaaccacacactttggcagatcgagcaatgtcaataacAGGATGGACTTTAGAAACTGACCTTTTGTAGAAACCGATGGAACGATGTTACGTGTTACTTTTATGGATTTACTATTATTTAGCTACTGAGTTGAATGTAGTTCAGCCAGTGTTTTCAAAAAGacgcagacgttatgcactctctTTGAACGACACACGTATTCGATATGCATTCGATGTAAGGGAGCGcaatctgtgcaaaataataatgataccttgaaaattcttgtaaagattaaaaaaaccttgtatttttgtgattgctgtttccttttttctttatcacaaaCATTTTACTGCAATGTGTAGTCTATGCATCAACAAGTCCGTGCAACATACATGCcttgatcggaaagcaaccgacgaTAACTTTCTCAACTACTGtagataccccagtggcagcagaggagcgatcgaaactaatatggcgactaAATGCTTTATGCATTCATGTAAGCTTTAACATATAACAAGAATCAAAGGAGAATTTGGTTTTAAGTtggatttcaaaaattatccttattttaacggaaggaacattttaacatttgcaGCCTCCACAACTATAAACATGCTTATTTGATAttcgattttaaataaaattgtattgatataataatgaaactatATCCAACAAAATGAAGCTACaaataacagtttaattctttataCAAATAGAATGGATAAAGTTGTAATAACATGTTGGTATTTAAAAGTACGAACACTGTAAAGATAAGTACTAGAGAGATAATGACAAACATGACAGAGGAAGGCAGATACAGAAATAACAATGAAAGAATTGATAAACATCGACTTCAATTAAGAGAGTAGGAAAGAAACACAGAAGCAGAGGGGCAAGGCATACTTATTTATATTGATAGAGGGAAAAGAGAAATATACATCAATATTGATAGAGGGGGGAAGATTAATATACATTTACCTTCATTACAGAGTGCCCCCGTGAATCCACCTGCGCATGTACACGTGAAAGATCCATCGCTGTTGCTGCATGTTCCTTCGTGTTGACATGGATTGTCAAGACATTCATTGATATCTAAAAGTTATTATGATTTTAAGCTGTTATCTCAGCCATAACATAAACtagaaaaaacaatataaaatacaaacaaatacaaGAAAGCAACATCAATTAAGacattaaaatgcatgtaatagtcctcgtatttaaagctgacatgaattcataaatacgcattatttctcttttatctccgactaccgccatattagttgtggCTCATCGATACACATtccctatatacatgtatctgcattcAGGCATTTCATACACCTGAACtctggacgaaaagacgtgtagacAAACGTGttgaacataaataatatgacaacaaGTAAACTGGCAAGGTATATCTCAGCGAACAACGAAGTAGACAGACTGAAACCAAGGCACATATACTTaaaaaatcctcgataattgtagaccgcttCCTATGTTTTTTCTGTTTAAACATTGcatatgcgcaaaccacacactttggcagatcgagcaatgtcaataacAGGATGGACTTTAGAAACTGACCTTTTGTAGAAACCGATGGAACGATGTTACGTGTTACTTTTATGGATTTACTATTATTTAGCTACTGAGTTGAATGTAGTTCAGCCAGTGTTTTCAAAAAGacgcagacgttatgcactctctTTGAACGACACACGTATTCGATATGCATTCGATGTAAGGGAGCGcaatctgtgcaaaataataatgataccttgaaaattcttgtaaagattaaaaaaacctTGTATATTTGTGATTGctgtttccttttttctttatcacaaaCATTTTACTGCAATGTGTAGTCTATGCATCAACAAGTCCGTGCAACATACATGCcttgatcggaaagcaaccgacgaTAACTTTCTCAACTACTGtagataccccagtggcagcagaggagcgatcgaaactaatatggcgactaAATGCTTTATGCATTCATGTAAGCTTTAACATATAACAAGAATCAAAGGAGAATTTGGTTTTAAGTtggatttcaaaaattatccttattttaacggaaggaacattttaacatttgcaGCCTCCACAACTATAAACATGCTTATTTGATAttcgattttaaataaaattgtattgatataataatgaaactatATCCAACAAAATGAAGCTACaaataacagtttaattctttataCAAATAGAATGGATAAAGTTGTAATAACATGTTGGTATTTAAAAGTACGAACACTGTAAAGATAAGTACTAGAGAGATAATGACAAACATGAGAGAGGAAGGCAGATACACAGAAATAACAATGAAAGAATTGATAAACATCAACTTCAATTAAGAGAGTAGGAAAGAAACACAGAAGCAGAGGAGCAAGGCATACTTATTTATATTGATAGAGGGAAAAGAGAAATATACATCAATATTGATAGAGGGGGGAAGATTACTATACATTTACCTTCATTACAGAGTGCCCCTGTGAATCCACCTGCGCATGTACACGTGAAAGATCCATCGCTGTTGCTGCATGTTCCTCCGTGTTGACATGGATTGTCAAGACATTCATTGATATCTAAAAGTTATTATGATTTTAAGCTGTTATCTCAGCCATAACATAAACtagaaaaaacaatataaaatacaaacaaatacaaGAAAGCAACATCAATTAAGAGattaaaatgcatgtaatagtcctcgtatttaaagctgacatgaattcataaatacgcattatttctcttttatctcTGACTACCGCCTTATTAGTTGTGGCTCATCgatacacaccccctatatgcATGTATCTGCATTCAGacatttcatacacccgaaccttggacgaaaagacgtgtagagAAACGTgttgaatataaataatatgacaacaaGTTAACTGGCAAGGTATATCTCAGCGAACAACGGAGTAGACAGAATGAAACCAAGGCACAGATACTTaaaaaatcctcgataattgtagaccgcttCCTGTGTTGTTTCTGTTTAAACATTGcatatgcgcaaaccacacactttggcagatcgagcaatgtcaataacAGGATGGACTTTAGAAACTGACCTTATGTAGAAACCGATGGAACGATGTTACGTGTTACTTTAATGGATTTACTATTATTTAGCTACTAAGTTGGATGTAGTTCGGTCAGTGTTTTCAAAAAGACACAGACGTTATACACTCtctatgaacgacacacgtatTCGATATGCATTCGATGTAAGGGAGCGcaatctgtgcaaaataataatgataccttgaaaattcttgtaaagaataaaaaaaactagtttttttttgttattgctgttttcttttttctttatcacaaaCATTTAACTGCAATGTGTAGTTAATGCATCAACAAGTCCGTGCAACCTacatgcctcgatcggaaagcaaccgacgaTAACTTTCTCAACTACTGtagataccccagtggcagtagaggagcgatcgaaactaatatggcgaccaaatgcttaatgcattcatgtcagctttaacatATAACAAGAATCAAAGGAGAATTTGGTTTTAAGTTGGATTTTAATAATTATCCTTATTTTAACGGAaggaacattttaacatttgcaGCCTCCACAACTATAAACAtgctaattttatatttgatttaaaaacactgtattgatataataatgaaactatATCCAACAAAATGAAGCTACAAATAACAGTTAAATTCTTTTTACAAATAGAATGGATAAAGTTGTAATAACGTGTTGGTATTTAAAAGTACGAACACTGTAAAGATAAGTACTAGAGAGATAATGACAAACATGAGAGAGGAAGGCAGAtacataaataataatgaaagaaTTGATAAACATCAACTTCAATTAAGAGCGTAGGAAAGAAACACAGAAGCAGAGGGGCAAGGCATACTTATTGATATTGATAGAGGGAAAAGagaaatatacattaatattgatAGAGGGGGGaagaattatatacatttacctTCATTACAGAGGGCCCCTGTGAATCCACCTGCGCATGTACACGTGAAAGATCCATCGCTGTTGCTGCATGTTCCTTCGTGTTGACATGGATTGTCAAGACATTCATTGATATCTAAAAGTTATTATGATTTTAAGCTGTTATCTCAGCCATAATATAAACtagaaaaaacaatataaaatacaaacaaatacaaGAAAGCAACATCAATTAAGacattaaaatgcatgtaatagtcctcgtatttaaagctgacatgaattcataaatacgcattatttctcttttatctccgactaccgccatattagttgtggCTCATCgatacacaccccctatatacatgtatccgcATTCAGGCATTTCATACACCTGAACtctggacgaaaagacgtgtagaaaaaCGTGTTGAACATAAATAATATAACAACAAGTAAACTGGCAAGGTATATCTCAGCGAACAACGAAGTAGACAGACTGACACCAAGGCACAGATACTTaaaaaatcctcgataattgtagaccgcttCCTATGTTGTTTCTGTTTAAACATTGcatatgcgcaaaccacacactttggcagatcgagcaatgtcaataacAGGATGGACTTTAAAAGCTGACCTTTTGTAGAAACCGACGGAACGATGTTACGTGTTACTTTTATGGATTTACTATTATTTAGCTACTGAGTTGGATGTAGTTCGGCCAGTGTTTTCAAAAAGACACAGACGTTATACACTCtctatgaacgacacacgtatTCGATATGCATTCGATGTAAGGGAGCGCAATCtgtgcaggcacgtagcatcgtttttgaaagtgggggggccaaacccatccaaaaaatcttgacaagcaaaaaaaaagaaaagaaaaaaaaagggaaatttaaagtttccaaaaatcttcaaaatcctaatccgtaggggggggggggggggaggggggggggactcaactatgcttttgaaaaaaaaattttatctaccaaaattttttttctccaaatcatgaaattcctaatccgtggaggggggggggggtggtaacttcaatttgactacacatttccttattttcatatcaattttttactaacttccaaaaaagtggggggccaactccattataattcatttttttatatgtaaattttaaaaaatttgttgccgcgagaaaaagtgggggggccaggcccccctggccccccctgatgctacgtgcctgctgtgcaaaataataatgataccttgaaaattcttgtaaagaataaaaaaaacttgtatttttgtgattcctgtttccttttttctttatcacaaacatttaactgcaatgtgtagtttatgcatcaacaagtccgtgcaacctacatgcctcgatcggaaagcaaccgacgaTAACTTTCTCAACAACTGTtgataccccagtggcagtagaggagcgatcgaaactaatatggcgaccaaatgctttatgCATTCATGTAAGCTTGAACATATAACAAGAATCAAAGGAGAATTTGGTTTTAAGTtggatttcaaaaattatccttattttaacggaaggaacattttaacatttgcaGCCTCCACAACTATAAACAtgcttattttatatttgatttaaaaacactgtattgatataataatgaaactatATCCAACAAAAAGAAGCTACaaataacagtttaattctttataCAAATAGAATGGATAAAGTTGTAATAACATGTTGGTATTTAAAAGTACGAACACTGTAAAGATTAGAGAGATAATGACAAACATGAGAGAGGAAGGCAGATACACAGAAATAACAATGAAAGAGTTGATAAATATCAACTTAAATTAAGAGAGTCGGAAAGAAACACAGAAGCAGAGGAGCAAGGCATACCTATTTATATTGATAGGGGGAAAAGAGAAATATACATTAACATTGATAGAGGGGGGaagaattatatacatttacctTCATTACAGAGTGCCCCTGTGAATCCACCTGCGCATGTACACGTGAAAGATCCATCGCTGTTGCTGCATGTTCCTCCGTTTTGACATGGATTGTCAAGACATTCATTGATATCTAAAAGTTATTATGAATTTAGGCTGTTATCTCAGCCATAAtataaactagaaaaaaaaatatagaatacaAACAAATACAAGAAAGCAACATCAACTAAGacattaaaatgcatgtaatagtcctcgtatttaaagctgacatgaattcataaatatgcattatttctcttttatctcCAACTACCGCCCATATTAGTTGTGGCTCATCaatacacaccccctatatacatgtatctgcattcaggcatttcatacacccgaaccttggacgaaaagacgtgtagaaaaacgtgttgaacaaaaataatatgacaacaaGTAAACTGGCAAGGTATATCTAAGCGAACAACGAAGTAGACAGACTGAAACCAAGGCACAGATACTTaaaaaatcctcgataattgtagaccgcttCTTGTGTTGTTACTGTTTATACATTGcatatgcgcaaaccacacactttggcagatcgagcaatgtcaataacAGGATGGACTTTACAAACTGACCTTTTGTAGAAACCGACGGAACGATGTTACGTGTTACTTTTATGGATTTACTATTATTTAGCTACTGAGTTGGATGTAGTTCGGCCAGTGTTTTCAAAAAGACACAGACGTTATACACTCtctatgaacgacacacgtatTCGATATGCATTCGATGTAAGGGAGCGcaatctgtgcaaaataataatgatacctTGAATAttcttgtaaagaataaaaaaaacttgtatttttgtgattcctgtttccttttttctttatcacaaacatttaactgcaatgtgtagtttatgcatcaacaagtccgtgcaacccacatgcctcgatcggaaagcaaccgacgaTAACTTTCTCAACTACTGtagataccccagtggcagtagaggagcgatcgaaactaatatggcgaccaaatgctttatgCATTCATGTAAGCTTTAACATATAACAAGAATCAAAGGAGAATTTGGTTTTAAGTtggatttcaaaaattatccttattttaacggaaggaacattttaacatttgcaGCCTCCACAACTATAAACAtgcttattttatatttgatttaaaaaccatgtattgatataataatgaaactatATCCAACAAAAAGAAGCTACaaataacagtttaattctttataCAAATAGAATGGATAAAGTTGTAATAACATGTTGGTATTTAAATGTACGAACACTGTAAAGATAAGAGAGATAATGACAAACATGAGAGAGGAAGGCAGATACACAGAAATAACAATGAAAGAGTTGATAAATATCAACTTAAATTAAGAGAGTCGGAAAGAAACACAGAAGCAGAGGAGCAAGGCATACCTATTTATATTGATAGGGGGAAAAGAGAAATATACATTAACATTGATAGAGGGGGGaagaattatatacatttacctTCATTACAGAGTGCCCCTGTGAATCCACCTGCGCATGTACACGTGAAAGATCCATCGCTGTTGCTGCATGTTCCTCCGTTTTGACATGGATTGTCAAGACATTCATTGATATCTAAaagttattatgaatttaagCTGTTATCTCAGCCATAAtataaactagaaaaaaaaatatagaatacaAACAAATACAAGAAAGCAACATCAACTAAGacattaaaatgcatgtaatagtcctcgtatttaaagctgacatgaattcataaatatgcattatttctcttttatctcCAACTACCGCCCATATTAGTTGTGGCTCATCaatacacaccccctatatacatgtatctgcattcaggcatttcatacacccgaaccttggacgaaaagacgtgtagaaaaacgtgttgaacaaaaataatatgacaacaaGTAAACTGGCAAGGTATATCTAAGCGAACAACGAAGTAGACAGACTGAAACCAAGGCACAGATACTTaaaaaatcctcgataattgtagaccgcttCTTGTGTTGTTACTGTTTATACATTGcatatgcgcaaaccacacactttggcagatcgagcaatgtcaataacAGGATGGACTTTACAAACTGACCTTTTGTAGAAACCGACGGAACGATGTTACGTGTTACTTTTATGGATTTACTATTATTTAGCTACTGAGTTGGATGTAGTTTGGCCAGTGTTTTCAAAATGACACAGACGTTATACACTCtctatgaacgacacacgtatTCGATATGCATTCGATGTAAGGGAGCGcaatctgtgcaaaataataatgatacctTGAATAttcttgtaaagaataaaaaaaacttgtatttttgtgattcctgtttccttttttctttatcacaaacatttaactgcaatgtgtagtttatgcatCAACAAGTCCGTG
This window harbors:
- the LOC128169447 gene encoding neurogenic locus notch homolog protein 1-like, which translates into the protein MGDINECLDNPCQNGGTCSNSDGSFTCTCAGGFTGALCNEDINECLDNPCQNGGTCSNSDGSFTCTCAGGFTGALCNEDINECLDNPCQHEGTCSNSDGSFTCTCAGGFTGALCNEDINECLDNPCQHGGTCSNSDGSFTCTCAGGFTGALCNEDINECLDNPCQHEGTCSNSDGSFTCTCAGGFTGALCNEDINECLDNPCQNGGTCSNSDGSFTCTCAGGFTGALCNEDIHECLDNPCQNGGICSNSDGSFTCTCAGGFTGALCNEDINECLDNPCQNGGTCSNSDGSFTCTCAWAFTGALCNEVLPNIALGKPATQSTTYHDDNAAYAVDGNRGTDIYVDRCTVTYYADTNPWWRVDLQAVYTITSVRILNAGIYNYAIGKCKK